The genomic DNA TGATCCCGCCCGGGCCCATCACCGCCCGCAGTCGCTCGGCCCGGATGGACTCCCCGAGGGGATGGGCGTTGAACCGCCTGACCTGGGCCAAGACCGCCGGCCCGATGAAGGGCGAGCGGCCGTTGACCTGGGGGCAGGCCTCCATGCAGCAGCCGCAGGTCATACAGCGGGACAGCTCGTAGGTCCAGGCCTGTAGGCTTGGCGAGACCCGGGGCCCCGGGCCCTGGTCGTGGCTGCCGTCCATCTGGATCCAGGCCCTGACCTTCTTGAGGCTTTCGAAGATGGACTGCCTGTCGACCATCAGGTCGCGGACCACCGGGAACTTGGTCAACGGCTGCAACACGATGGGCTGGGTCAGGGTCTCCACCAGGGCGCTGCAGGCCTGGCGGGCCTGGCCGTTGATCAGCATCGTGCAGGCCCCGCAGACCTCCTCCAGGCAGTTGCAGTCCCAGACGACCGGGACGGTCGCCCGGCCCCGGGCGTCCACCGGGTTCTTCTGGATCTCCATCAGGGCGGCCACGATGTTCATGTTCGGGGCCGCGGGGACCGAGAACTCCTGCCAGTATGGACGGGAGTCCGGGCGCTCCCGGCGCCTTATCTTCAAGAGGATGGCGGCCGGCTCAGCCACGCTTGGTCGCCTCCTTGTCGACATCGTACTTGCGGACCCTGGGGACGATGTGGCGGGTATCGACCGGCTCGTAGGATAGTTGCGGCCCGTCCGGCGTCCGGGTGGCGATGGTCGTCTTCAGCCAGTTGGCGTCGTCGCGGTCGGGGAACTCCGGCTTGTAATGGGCGCCGCGGCTCTCATTGCGGGTCAGAGCGCCGAGGGTGATCACCCGGGCCAGCTCGATCATCCCGGCCAGCTGCCGGACGTAGGGGATGACCTGGTTGGTCCAGTGGCCGGAATCGGCGACGTTGATGTCCTTCCACCGCTCCTTGAACTCGGCCAGCCGGTCGAGGGTGGCCTCGAGGCGGTCGTTGTGCCTAACGACGGTGACGTTCTCGTTCATCACCTCGCCCAGCTCACGATGGAGCTTGTAGGGGTTCTCCGGGCCGGAGGTCATCCGGGCGATCGCTTCGTCCCGCTCCCTCTGGCGCTTGACCTCGCCCTCGAAGAGCGAGGACGGGGCCTCACCCGCGGCCTCCTGCCGGTTGATGTATTTGGCCGCGGCCGGCCCGGCGACCATCCCGCCGTAGATGGCCGAGAGCATGCCGTTGCCGCCCAGGCGGTTGGCCCCGTGGTACTGGAACTCGCACTCCCCGGCGGCGAAGAGGCCGGGGATGTTGGTCATCTGGTCGACGTCCACCCACAGGCCGCCCATCGAGTAGTGGACGGCCGGGAAGATCTTCATCGGCACCTTCCGCGGGTCCTGACCGGTGAAGAGCTGGTAGATGTCGAGGATGCCCTCCAGGCGCCGCTTGACCTCGTCCGGGTCCATGTGGGACATGTCCAGGTAGACCTGGCTCTTGCCGTCGATCCCAAGGCCCATGTCGACGCAGACCTTGAAGATAGCCCGGGTGGCGATGTCCCGCGGGACCAGGTTCCCGTAGGCCGGATACCACTCCTCCAGGAAGTACCACGGCTTGCCGTCGCGGTAGGTCCAGACCCGGCCGCCCTCGCCCCGCACCGACTCGGAGATCAGCCGGTTCTTGTCGGCTCCGGGGATGGCCGTCGGATGGACCTGGATGAACTCACCGTTGGCGTATTTCACGCCCTGCTGGTAGAGGGCGGCGGAGGCGTAGCCGCTGTTGGAGATGGAGTTGGTCGTCCGGCCGAAGATCAGTCCCGGGCCGCCGGTGGCGATGACCACCGCTCCGGCCGGGAGGGCCCGGATCTCCATCGTCCTCAGGTCCTGGGCGACGATCCCCCGGCAGCGCCCGGCGTCGTCGATGACCGCCGAAAGGAACTCCCAACCCTCGTAACGGATCACCCGGCCGGCCGCCTCCATCCGCCGGACCTGCTCGTCGACGGCGTACAGCAGTTGCTGGCCGGTGGTCGAACCGATGAAGGCGACCCGATGGAACTTCGTCCCGCCCAGGAGCCGGAGGGCGATGAGGCCCTCGGGGGTGCGGTTGAAGGGGACCCCCATGCGGTCGAAGACGCGGATGATCCCGGGGGCCGCCTCGCACATCCCCTTGACCGGGGTCTGGTCGGCCAGGAAATCACCGCCGTAGATGGTATCATCGAAGTGTTCCCAGGGGGAGTCGCCCTCCCCGAAGGTGTCGAGGGCGGCGTTGATCCCCCCCTGGGCGGCGGCGGAGTGCGACCGTTTGCTCGGCCCGAGGGCCAGGAGGTCGACCTCGAGGCCGGCCTCGGCCGCCTTGAGGGCGGCCATCAGGCCGGCCAGCCCGCCGCCTACGACTACGAGTCTTGGCTTCATGTCCTCTCTCCTAATCTCAGATCAGGGCCATCGACGCCCGGGAGATGATGACCGCGAAGACGACGCAGACCACCGACAGGACACCGAAGGCGGCCCACAGGAAGCG from Bacillota bacterium includes the following:
- the sdhA gene encoding succinate dehydrogenase flavoprotein subunit produces the protein MKPRLVVVGGGLAGLMAALKAAEAGLEVDLLALGPSKRSHSAAAQGGINAALDTFGEGDSPWEHFDDTIYGGDFLADQTPVKGMCEAAPGIIRVFDRMGVPFNRTPEGLIALRLLGGTKFHRVAFIGSTTGQQLLYAVDEQVRRMEAAGRVIRYEGWEFLSAVIDDAGRCRGIVAQDLRTMEIRALPAGAVVIATGGPGLIFGRTTNSISNSGYASAALYQQGVKYANGEFIQVHPTAIPGADKNRLISESVRGEGGRVWTYRDGKPWYFLEEWYPAYGNLVPRDIATRAIFKVCVDMGLGIDGKSQVYLDMSHMDPDEVKRRLEGILDIYQLFTGQDPRKVPMKIFPAVHYSMGGLWVDVDQMTNIPGLFAAGECEFQYHGANRLGGNGMLSAIYGGMVAGPAAAKYINRQEAAGEAPSSLFEGEVKRQRERDEAIARMTSGPENPYKLHRELGEVMNENVTVVRHNDRLEATLDRLAEFKERWKDINVADSGHWTNQVIPYVRQLAGMIELARVITLGALTRNESRGAHYKPEFPDRDDANWLKTTIATRTPDGPQLSYEPVDTRHIVPRVRKYDVDKEATKRG
- the sdhB gene encoding succinate dehydrogenase iron-sulfur subunit — encoded protein: MAEPAAILLKIRRRERPDSRPYWQEFSVPAAPNMNIVAALMEIQKNPVDARGRATVPVVWDCNCLEEVCGACTMLINGQARQACSALVETLTQPIVLQPLTKFPVVRDLMVDRQSIFESLKKVRAWIQMDGSHDQGPGPRVSPSLQAWTYELSRCMTCGCCMEACPQVNGRSPFIGPAVLAQVRRFNAHPLGESIRAERLRAVMGPGGITDCGKAQNCERACPKQLPLTRALAELNRETITHGLFGWLSR